A part of Candidatus Tanganyikabacteria bacterium genomic DNA contains:
- a CDS encoding KamA family radical SAM protein, translating to MDPTLPPYTDEEITALKPAAPPELLAHKDLVRGEFWRKLPAYRDVEESTFLDHAWQTRQSITSPEKLMATIKDLVSPEFLEDARQGFARAPMAVRVSPYMMACIDWDDPYHDPIRTQFIPLGSRLLADHPMLRLDSLGEQADAPVPGLTHRYTDKALFLPLNVCPVYCRYCTRAYAVGLDTESVDKVQLTVDPRRWAKAFKYVASRPELEDIVISGGDAYQLSPRNLLQIGETLLKMDNIRRIRVATKGPAVMPMKILTHGEWTDALTRIVDLGRTLGKEVALHTHFGHPNEITEITERAVRILSGRGIVVRNQSVLIRGVNDNPETMRLLVKRLGHLNIHPYYVYMHDMTKGVEDLRTRVQTAIDIEKYVRGSTAGFNTPTFVCDAPGGGGKRDVHSFEYYDRENGIAVYVAPSVKPGQMFLYFDPIDTLAPEAQARWGDTRISEELIRDAKQRAMDAAR from the coding sequence ATGGATCCGACTCTTCCTCCCTACACGGATGAAGAGATAACCGCCCTGAAGCCCGCGGCGCCGCCCGAACTGCTGGCGCACAAGGATCTCGTGCGCGGCGAGTTCTGGCGCAAGCTACCCGCGTACCGCGACGTGGAAGAGTCGACCTTCCTCGACCATGCGTGGCAGACGCGCCAGTCCATCACGTCGCCCGAGAAGCTGATGGCGACCATCAAGGACCTGGTGTCGCCCGAGTTCCTCGAAGATGCCCGGCAGGGCTTCGCGCGTGCCCCGATGGCCGTGCGGGTGTCGCCCTACATGATGGCCTGCATCGACTGGGACGATCCTTACCACGACCCGATTCGCACGCAGTTCATCCCGCTTGGCAGCCGGTTGCTGGCCGACCACCCGATGCTCCGGCTGGATTCGCTGGGCGAGCAGGCCGATGCGCCCGTGCCGGGCCTCACGCACCGCTACACCGACAAGGCGCTCTTCCTGCCGCTCAACGTCTGCCCGGTCTACTGCCGGTACTGCACCCGGGCCTACGCGGTCGGCCTCGACACCGAGTCGGTCGACAAGGTGCAGCTCACCGTGGACCCGCGCCGCTGGGCCAAGGCGTTCAAGTACGTCGCCTCGCGGCCGGAACTCGAGGACATCGTCATCTCGGGAGGCGACGCCTACCAGCTTTCGCCCAGGAACTTGCTGCAGATAGGCGAGACCCTGCTCAAGATGGACAACATCCGGCGCATTCGCGTGGCCACCAAGGGCCCGGCGGTCATGCCGATGAAGATCCTCACGCACGGCGAGTGGACCGACGCGCTCACGCGCATCGTGGACCTGGGACGCACCCTGGGCAAGGAAGTGGCCCTGCACACGCATTTCGGCCACCCCAACGAGATCACCGAGATCACCGAACGCGCCGTGCGCATCCTCTCGGGACGCGGCATCGTGGTGCGCAACCAGAGCGTGCTCATCCGGGGCGTCAACGACAATCCCGAGACGATGCGCCTCCTGGTCAAGCGCCTCGGCCACCTCAACATCCACCCGTACTACGTCTACATGCACGACATGACCAAGGGGGTCGAGGATCTGCGCACGCGGGTGCAGACGGCCATCGACATCGAGAAGTACGTGCGGGGCTCGACGGCCGGCTTCAACACCCCGACTTTCGTGTGCGACGCGCCGGGCGGCGGCGGCAAGCGCGACGTCCACAGCTTCGAGTACTACGACCGCGAGAATGGCATCGCGGTGTACGTCGCCCCCAGCGTCAAGCCGGGGCAGATGTTCCTGTACTTCGACCCGATCGACACGCTGGCACCCGAGGCGCAGGCTCGCT
- a CDS encoding YihA family ribosome biogenesis GTP-binding protein, with protein sequence MRVTKAEHAGVARGAAQFPAGRLPEVALAGRSNAGKSSVINCLLNRKKLARSGQTPGVTQEVHFYKINDAFHFVDLPGYGYARVSKAERERWRRVIEQYLTEREPLRLVLVILDCRREPDDLDRMLLDWLRHQGLPFVIVANKADKLGNAERERARRALAEGLQLESTDPVLLFSAQSGMNTQRLWTLIQGHL encoded by the coding sequence ATGCGCGTCACCAAGGCCGAACACGCGGGCGTCGCTCGCGGCGCCGCCCAGTTCCCCGCCGGGCGATTGCCCGAGGTGGCGCTCGCCGGCCGCTCCAATGCGGGCAAGTCCTCGGTGATCAACTGCCTGCTGAACCGCAAGAAGCTGGCGCGCTCCGGCCAGACGCCGGGCGTCACCCAGGAGGTGCACTTCTACAAGATCAACGACGCCTTCCACTTCGTGGACTTGCCCGGGTACGGCTACGCGAGGGTGTCCAAGGCCGAGCGCGAGCGCTGGCGCCGCGTCATCGAGCAATACCTCACGGAGCGCGAACCCTTGCGATTGGTGCTGGTCATCCTCGACTGCCGCCGCGAGCCCGACGATCTCGATCGCATGTTGCTCGACTGGCTGCGCCACCAGGGCCTGCCCTTCGTCATCGTGGCCAACAAGGCCGACAAACTAGGCAACGCCGAGCGCGAGCGCGCCCGGCGCGCCCTGGCCGAGGGCCTGCAACTGGAGAGCACCGACCCCGTACTCCTGTTCTCCGCGCAGTCGGGCATGAACACGCAGCGGCTGTGGACGCTGATCCAGGGCCACCTGTGA